One segment of Methanobrevibacter oralis DNA contains the following:
- a CDS encoding 50S ribosomal protein L21e: protein MQRSRGFKSRSRKKLTKIQRAGRTNPITNKLQKFEINDLVHITINPSIQKGQPHPRFHGKTGKITDKKGKAYIVELNDGNKAKELIIRPDHLKLQN from the coding sequence ATGCAAAGATCAAGAGGATTTAAAAGTAGATCAAGAAAAAAATTAACTAAAATACAAAGAGCAGGTAGGACAAATCCTATTACAAATAAACTCCAAAAATTCGAAATAAATGATTTAGTTCACATTACTATTAACCCAAGTATACAAAAAGGACAACCACATCCTAGATTCCACGGAAAAACTGGTAAAATTACTGATAAAAAAGGAAAAGCATATATTGTGGAATTAAATGATGGTAACAAAGCAAAAGAATTAATCATTAGACCTGATCACTTAAAATTACAAAACTGA
- a CDS encoding RNA polymerase Rpb4 family protein, translating into MIGKNIIETEPITGAEVKEVLEEYSEDNELNYEQNITLNYLSRFKRYSLEDSEKLIEELQDKVNIKQKVAVRIVDLIPKDLSDLRLIFNKEIHQPTTDEMEQILEILEQYEAQE; encoded by the coding sequence ATGATTGGTAAAAATATAATCGAAACCGAGCCAATAACTGGCGCTGAAGTCAAAGAAGTTCTTGAAGAATATTCTGAAGATAATGAATTAAATTATGAACAAAATATTACTTTAAACTATCTTTCCAGATTCAAAAGATATTCCCTTGAAGATAGTGAAAAGCTTATTGAAGAACTTCAAGACAAAGTTAACATAAAACAAAAAGTTGCTGTTCGTATTGTTGATTTGATTCCAAAAGATTTATCTGATTTACGATTAATTTTTAATAAAGAAATTCACCAACCAACTACAGATGAAATGGAACAAATTCTTGAAATTTTAGAACAATATGAAGCTCAAGAATAG
- a CDS encoding DUF655 domain-containing protein, producing MDNKNNNEKMITAKREENAVVLDYLSRGYVTSDMSKFNGKAIAQAIGTERFTLLELAPKKGVDLEIQDTVYIGKGKRDKIYRVLGKLDYENLTATSRVELEYAIRDIIEKNEDRYVEFFNTAGALSTRLHKLELLPGIGKKYMWEIIEARKEKPFESFEDITERVPTLTDPVGMIVNRVQQELDTSTIKKGKKKYYIFTQIPKANKNQRKPRKK from the coding sequence ATGGATAATAAAAATAACAATGAAAAAATGATAACAGCAAAAAGAGAAGAAAATGCTGTTGTACTTGATTATCTAAGTCGAGGATATGTCACCTCAGACATGTCTAAATTTAATGGCAAAGCTATTGCTCAAGCTATTGGTACTGAAAGATTTACTTTACTCGAATTAGCTCCTAAAAAAGGAGTTGATTTAGAAATCCAAGACACAGTATATATTGGAAAGGGAAAAAGAGATAAAATTTATAGAGTTCTTGGAAAACTTGATTATGAAAACTTAACTGCAACAAGTAGAGTAGAACTTGAATATGCTATTAGAGATATTATTGAAAAAAATGAAGATCGCTATGTTGAATTTTTCAATACTGCCGGAGCACTCAGTACACGACTTCACAAATTAGAATTACTTCCAGGAATTGGTAAAAAATACATGTGGGAAATTATTGAAGCTAGAAAAGAAAAACCCTTTGAAAGTTTTGAAGATATTACTGAAAGAGTACCAACATTAACCGATCCTGTTGGAATGATTGTAAATAGAGTTCAACAAGAACTAGATACAAGTACTATTAAAAAAGGTAAAAAAAAATATTACATATTTACACAAATACCAAAAGCTAATAAAAATCAAAGAAAACCAAGAAAAAAGTGA